ACGCTGTGGTGGATCATGAAGTAGACGGCTCCGGCCAGCGCCAGCGGGGTGTCGAGCCCCAGACCCATGGCCATGTAGCCGATCTGGCTGATGCTGTGGTAGGCCAGGATCCGCTTCATCGTCACCTGGGCCACGGCTCCCAGCACCCCGATGCTCATGGTCAGCGCCGCGATGACCAGCACGAGACGGCGGGTGAAGTCAGGGTCCAGGGGGAAGACCAGCGAGAAGGCCCGGATCAGGGCGTACATCCCGACCTTGGTCAACAGGCCTGCGAAGACGCCCGACAGAGGGGTGGGGGCCGCGTCGTACCCTCCGGGCAGCCAGAAGTAGAGCGGGAAGAGGGCCGCCTTGGCAGCGAAGACGACGGCGAAGAGCATGGCGATGACGGTGAGCAGCCGCGGATCCTCCATCTGGGCGGCCCTGACCGCCAGGTCGGCCAGGTTGAGGGTGCCCATCACGCCGTACAGCACGGCCACGGCCACCACGAACAGGGTGGAGGCGACCATGTTGAAGACCATGTACTTGAAGCCCTCTTGCAGCGGGTAGCCGCGATTGAGGATGGGCACGAGGGCGTAGGATGCGATCAGCAGCACCTCGAACCAGACGAACATGTTGAAGATGTCGCCGGTGAGGAAGGCCCCGTTGATGCCCATCAGCAGGAGTTGAAACAGCGCGTAGTAGGAGCGTCGCTCGAGCTCCGGGGGGATCACCTGCAGCGACTGCCAGAGTCCCGGGATGGCCACGACGTACGTCAGTGCCACCATCAAGGCGCTCAGGCGGTCGGCCACCAGTACGATGCCGAAGGGCGCCGGCCAGTCACCCGCCCGGAAGACCAGGATGTGGCCGTCCAAGACCCGGCCCATCAGCACCAGCGCCAGTAGGAGCCCCACCAGGACCGAGATGACGCTGAAGCTCCGTTGCCGGGCGCGGTCGCGCCGGGTCAGGGCAAGGGCGATCCCCGTCAGCAACGGCCAGAGCACCGGAGCGATGACGAGATCAGCGTCGGCCATGGTCGCCCTCCCGTAGGGCTTCGAGATCGTCGCTGCCCCGCTCCTGGTACGCGCGCAGCGCCAGGGTCAGGATCAGCGCCGTGGTGGCGAAGCCGATGACGATGGCGGTCAGGATGAGGGCCTGGGGCAGCGGGTCCGTATACGCCGCCTCGCCGGTCAGGACCGGCGCGGCCCCCCGTTTGAGGGCGCCCGACGTGATCAGCATCAACAGCGATCCGTGGCTCATCAGGACGGTACCGACCACGACCCGCAGCAGCGAGCGGCTCAGCATGTGGTAAAGGCCCACCGCGAACAGCAGCCCGATGACGCCTGCCATCAGGTACTCCACCCGTTGCCGCCTCCCTCCGATGGCCTGGCTCCGCTCACCGGCTGGTGCCGATGCGCTCGACGATGGTCATGGCGGTGCCCACCACCACCAAGAAGACCCCCACGTCGAACAGGACGGCACTGGCCATCTCCACGTGTCCCAGCACGGGCAGGTCGAGCGCCACGACGGCGCTGGTGAGAAAGGGTCGTCCCGCCAGCATGGCACCGATGCCAGTCAGGGCCGCCACCAGGAGCCCCAGAGGGGCCAGCGACGCGAAGTCCCATCGCTTGCGCCGGCGATCCGCCGAAGGGTGTGCCAGGCCCATCCCGGCCATGCGCATCAGCGTCAGCGCGGCGGCGCTGACCAGTCCGGCGATGAAGCCGCCACCCGGTTCGTTGTGGCCCCGCAACAAGAGGTACAACGCGTACACCACGGTGGTCGGCACGGCCAGCCGGGCCGTCGTGCGGAGGATGACCTCGTTCATGCCCGCTCCAGACCCCCCGGGCTCGCCACCTTCGAGGAAGGGGCTGCGTTCGAGGAGGGGGCTGCGTCGGACAGGTCCTCGGTCACGAGGGGCGGGAACGCCAGGCGCTCATCCGGACCGGCGCCATGTCGTCGGGCCGGTCGGCGCATCAGCCCCGCGACGGCCAGCGCGGCGATGGCCAACACGGTGATCTCGCCCAGCGTGTCGAGCCCGCGAAAGTCGACGAGGATGACGTTGACCACGTTGCGCCCTCCGCCCAGGGGCAGGCTCGTCTCCAGGAAGAAGGGCGCGATGCTGGGCCACACCCGATGGGAGGTGAAGATCAGCGTCAGCGTGGCCATGGAGAGGCCAAACCCGATCGAGAGGGCGGCCGAGGCAGCACGCCGACACGTGCCCACGGGCCGATGTACGAGAGGCGGCAGGTGCCTGAAGGCCAGCACGAAGAGCACCAGCGCGATGCTCTCGACGATGAGCTGCGTCAAGGCCAGGTCGGGCGCTCGCAGGCTGACGAACAGCACGGCCATGGGCATGCCCACGCCTCCCAGGGCGGCCGCCATGCCCAGCCGTGATCGCACCGCAAGCGTCGCCAGGGCGCTTGCCGCCATCACCCCCGTCAACGCGACGTCGAAGGGTTCGATGGCCCCCAGCGAGGCCGATCGCCACTCGAGTCCCCAGAGTCGCAGGATCACGTAGCCCCACAGCAGGAGGACCGCGGCCACCAGCGACCCGAGGTGGTCGGACAGCCGACCGGTCACGTGGGCACGGGTCAGGCGGTCTGCGACCGCGGGCAATTGCCGGACGAAGCCGTCGTACCAGGTGTCGAGACGAAGCGCGGGGGGCATCTGCGGCAGACCCGCCACCCAGCGATGCCGGGTGGCATAGCCGGCCAGCCCCGCTGCCAGGGCGGCCCCGCTCATCGCGAGAGCCGGGGTCAGGCCGTGCCACAGGCCCGCCTCCACGGACGTCCACGCTCCGGCGAGGGCCGAGGTCGCAGGGGTCAAGAGCGCCCCCGATACGAGCTGCGGGCCCACTCCCACCACGAGGGCGAGCCCGCCCAGCAGCAACGGCGGCCCCAGGAGCGACCAACCGGGGTCATGGCCTGCGCCGTCGTGGGACGAGCCGCCGCGCGCCAGAAAGACCCCGTGGAAGAAGAGGAGGGCGTAGACCATGGTGAAGCTGCTGCCCAGCACCGCCAGCGCCGGGGCCAGCCACGCGAGGCCAGCCCGGTCGTGACCGAAGTGCCAGGCGGCCTCGAAGAACATCTCTTTGCTGACGAAGCCGTTGAGCGGGGGCACCCCTGCCAGAGCCAGGCTCGCCAGGCCCGCGGCCGCCGCCGTCAGCGGCATGGAGCGGGCCAGCCCTCGGAGCCGCCGCACGTCCCGGGTGCCCGTCTCGTGCTCGACGATGCCCGTCACGAGGAAGAGAGAACCCTTGAAAATGGCGTGGTTGAGCGTGTGGAAGACGGCCGCGGCCAGTGCGGCCGGCGTGGCGATGCCGAGGAGGCTCATGATGAGGCCGAGCTGGCTCACGGTCGAGTTGGCCATCAGGGCCTTGAGGTCGGTCTGCCGCAGGGCCAGGGCAGCCCCCCATACCAGGCTTGCCAGTCCGACGCCCGTCACCAGCCAGGTCCACAGCTCGGTGCCACCCAGCACCCCGACCATGCGCGCGACCAGGTAGAGCCCTGCCTTGACCATGGTGGCCGAGTGCAAGAAGGCGCTGACGGGCGTGGGGGCCTCCATGGCGTTGGGAAGCCAGATGTGGAAGGGCACCTGCGCCGACTTGGCAAAGGCCCCGGCCAGGACCAGGGCGGTGATGAGCGGGTAGCGGGGACTCTGGCGGATCTGGGTGGCCTGGGTGCTCAGACCCGCCAGGTCGAAGGTGCCCGCCTCGACGTAGAGCAGCACGAAGCCGAGCAGCATGGCCAGCCCGCCGCCGGCCGTGATGAGCAACGCCTTCTGGGCGCCGTAGCGGGAGCCCTCCTTGTGGTACCAGTAGCCGATGAGCAGGAAGGACGTGACCGAGGTCAGCTCCCAGAAGACGTAGAGGACCGCCAGGTTGCTCGATAGCACGACCCCCAGCATGGCCCCCATGAAGGCCAGCATGTAGGCGAAGAACCGGCCGTGGTCCTCGTCGGGGCCCAGGTAGGCCGATGCGTACAAGAGGATGAGGGTGCCCATCCCGGTCACGATGAGGGCGAAGAAGAGGCTGAAGCCGTCGAGTACCAGGCGGATCTCCACGCCCAGCGCGGGCACCCACCGCCAGGTGGCCGACAGGCTCTCGCCGGCTGCCACCTGAGGGAGGGCCGAAGCCAGGGCAAGGGCCGCGGCCAAGGCGACGGCGGCCGATGCCACGCCGACCCACCGGCTCGCCACCCGCCGGGCGAGCAGCGGCGCGAGTGCGCTGGCCACGAAGGGCGCGATGAGGATGATCGTGAGCCAGGTGGATGCTCTCATCTTCCCTACATCCTCGCATAGCCCGAAGGCAGGCAGCGTCGGGTGGCGCGCCGCCTGCCGGCGAGGCCGGCGGCGGCCCCGGAGTGGTTACGATGCCTACTTGCGACAATCCTCCCCGTCGTGACCCACCCCCTCGAGCGCTGCGGGCGCACGGCGCCCTGGCACCGCGCTCGTCCAGGCTGCGTTGACAACGCGAAGAGTCCGCAGTATCTTCCCGAGAAGGCGACTCATTTGCTTTGGCAAACCAAAGCGACCGCGCCAGCGAACGGAGGGCCACCCCGTGGAGGATGTGACGCTCGGGCAGCGTCTCGATGCCCGGTCCGGTGACGGAGCCAGCACCCCGGCGGCGGTGACCAACCGCATCACGGGCAGCCGCCGGTGGTGGGCGCTGGGGGCCGTCATGGTCTCGATGTTCTTCTCGTCGTTGGACCAGACCATCGTCTCGGCGGCGATGCCGGTCATCATCGGCGAACTCCACGGCTTCGGCCTGTACGCCTGGGTCTTCACCGCCTACATGATGGCGTCGGCTATCACGGTGCCCATCTACGGCAAGCTTTCGGACGTGTATGGTCGCAGGCCCTTTTACGTCTTCGGACTGGTCACCTTCATGACGGGCTCGGTCCTGGCCGGGCTCGCCCGAGACATGGGCTGGCTGGTGGCGGC
This genomic interval from Limnochorda sp. LNt contains the following:
- a CDS encoding proton-conducting transporter transmembrane domain-containing protein produces the protein MADADLVIAPVLWPLLTGIALALTRRDRARQRSFSVISVLVGLLLALVLMGRVLDGHILVFRAGDWPAPFGIVLVADRLSALMVALTYVVAIPGLWQSLQVIPPELERRSYYALFQLLLMGINGAFLTGDIFNMFVWFEVLLIASYALVPILNRGYPLQEGFKYMVFNMVASTLFVVAVAVLYGVMGTLNLADLAVRAAQMEDPRLLTVIAMLFAVVFAAKAALFPLYFWLPGGYDAAPTPLSGVFAGLLTKVGMYALIRAFSLVFPLDPDFTRRLVLVIAALTMSIGVLGAVAQVTMKRILAYHSISQIGYMAMGLGLDTPLALAGAVYFMIHHSVIKSALFFVTGATEHVTGTESLKQLGGLARPYPALAAVFLVAALSLAGIPPLSGFFGKLVLAQAGLAVGELAVVAVSIAVSFFTLFSMMKIQVGVFWGPLRHPDRPARAGAVGRLLLPAAALVLVSVGLGIGAHGALGLMQQAAAQLVDPAAYIEAVLAPGGRV
- a CDS encoding Na(+)/H(+) antiporter subunit C; the protein is MEYLMAGVIGLLFAVGLYHMLSRSLLRVVVGTVLMSHGSLLMLITSGALKRGAAPVLTGEAAYTDPLPQALILTAIVIGFATTALILTLALRAYQERGSDDLEALREGDHGRR
- a CDS encoding MnhB domain-containing protein, which codes for MNEVILRTTARLAVPTTVVYALYLLLRGHNEPGGGFIAGLVSAAALTLMRMAGMGLAHPSADRRRKRWDFASLAPLGLLVAALTGIGAMLAGRPFLTSAVVALDLPVLGHVEMASAVLFDVGVFLVVVGTAMTIVERIGTSR
- the mbhE gene encoding hydrogen gas-evolving membrane-bound hydrogenase subunit E, which produces MRASTWLTIILIAPFVASALAPLLARRVASRWVGVASAAVALAAALALASALPQVAAGESLSATWRWVPALGVEIRLVLDGFSLFFALIVTGMGTLILLYASAYLGPDEDHGRFFAYMLAFMGAMLGVVLSSNLAVLYVFWELTSVTSFLLIGYWYHKEGSRYGAQKALLITAGGGLAMLLGFVLLYVEAGTFDLAGLSTQATQIRQSPRYPLITALVLAGAFAKSAQVPFHIWLPNAMEAPTPVSAFLHSATMVKAGLYLVARMVGVLGGTELWTWLVTGVGLASLVWGAALALRQTDLKALMANSTVSQLGLIMSLLGIATPAALAAAVFHTLNHAIFKGSLFLVTGIVEHETGTRDVRRLRGLARSMPLTAAAAGLASLALAGVPPLNGFVSKEMFFEAAWHFGHDRAGLAWLAPALAVLGSSFTMVYALLFFHGVFLARGGSSHDGAGHDPGWSLLGPPLLLGGLALVVGVGPQLVSGALLTPATSALAGAWTSVEAGLWHGLTPALAMSGAALAAGLAGYATRHRWVAGLPQMPPALRLDTWYDGFVRQLPAVADRLTRAHVTGRLSDHLGSLVAAVLLLWGYVILRLWGLEWRSASLGAIEPFDVALTGVMAASALATLAVRSRLGMAAALGGVGMPMAVLFVSLRAPDLALTQLIVESIALVLFVLAFRHLPPLVHRPVGTCRRAASAALSIGFGLSMATLTLIFTSHRVWPSIAPFFLETSLPLGGGRNVVNVILVDFRGLDTLGEITVLAIAALAVAGLMRRPARRHGAGPDERLAFPPLVTEDLSDAAPSSNAAPSSKVASPGGLERA